A single genomic interval of Metamycoplasma salivarium harbors:
- a CDS encoding DUF885 family protein — translation MQKDIEVANQILALRKKFNDEFGTQFSSFPDKDENEKAIKFIQGYIDEINKIDTTTLDANVLAWASGLKYNWEIQKGNYENGLRYLLANFGRGPARTYIANSFYSSSLGVSSQDMAIKWYNTLKEAIEQKIVPSKIFIKNNIAAFLKNKYAAKLNAFLSGSEETKTVKDLIGFDRTKAESSYTSQDYIDRFYDYYVNEYYKASEYCKGEDIQDLAISKKEIAKHKELENIIEIKHNGTYTKIYGLGLTEKDLNEKKAGLGYIPGKPNGLTGKQIYQQILKANTTSNLTDDQVNKKGVDSTKSSVENMKTIANATADLIAGKGKDWTSKIKYDADGIGTGTPQELTLEIRKNGQISLENFNKWLNAEDFFFGREDASYYTDEHKKELDDDPNLKNAHTELTTFGYDFLKSSSNPYGSITNSQFYYGALEAFKGYEQFKKTTQSYGRTFFSKNVPDYNIQTYQYAEREYEGVGAYSSAVQKFMFNCDPYYSLPKWSVTSFANHESMMGHHNQLMYAQHHLAQIDGKSLGARTFNYTSYIEGWALFMEWFGIEAGFYGTPDYASTNYYAMPKDFSFAKGITSFANADNVSKPEIIDQIKKLHGGVYWNKVAQITDYTNKDEQHARDAIKLANMLQYFGALNEAQLRNMRLAVDTAYHGVSVQGNSELESGISIKQAREYMSKNSALGIGDITSESKRYFNYVGQATSYNSGKEVFLDLYKKVHEKLGLTREQFINAKNELGEHGEIKKFFDWLLRNSALPIGTIEEVISRVYGLK, via the coding sequence GTGCAAAAAGACATCGAAGTTGCAAACCAAATTCTTGCTTTAAGAAAGAAATTTAATGATGAATTTGGAACACAATTTTCTTCATTTCCAGACAAAGATGAAAATGAAAAAGCTATTAAGTTTATTCAAGGTTACATTGATGAAATTAACAAAATTGACACCACAACTCTTGATGCAAATGTTTTAGCATGAGCAAGTGGTTTGAAATACAATTGAGAAATTCAAAAAGGTAACTATGAAAATGGTTTAAGATACTTGCTTGCAAACTTTGGTCGTGGACCTGCACGTACTTATATAGCTAACTCATTTTATTCTTCTAGTTTAGGTGTAAGTAGCCAAGATATGGCAATTAAGTGATATAACACCTTAAAAGAAGCTATCGAACAAAAAATTGTACCTTCAAAAATTTTCATCAAAAATAATATTGCCGCATTTTTGAAAAACAAATACGCTGCTAAATTAAATGCGTTTTTAAGTGGCTCTGAAGAAACAAAAACTGTTAAAGATTTAATTGGATTTGATAGAACCAAAGCAGAATCTTCATATACAAGCCAAGATTATATTGATAGATTCTATGACTATTATGTTAATGAATATTACAAAGCAAGTGAATATTGTAAGGGTGAAGATATTCAAGATTTAGCAATTTCTAAAAAAGAAATTGCTAAACACAAAGAACTTGAAAATATTATTGAAATCAAACATAATGGAACATATACAAAAATATATGGTTTAGGTTTAACTGAAAAAGATTTAAATGAAAAGAAAGCAGGATTAGGTTATATTCCTGGTAAACCAAATGGTTTGACTGGTAAACAAATTTATCAACAAATTTTAAAAGCCAATACAACATCAAATCTAACTGATGATCAAGTTAATAAAAAGGGTGTTGATTCTACTAAATCGTCAGTTGAAAACATGAAAACAATTGCTAATGCTACCGCTGATTTGATCGCAGGAAAAGGTAAAGATTGAACTTCTAAAATTAAATATGATGCTGATGGAATAGGAACAGGTACACCTCAAGAACTTACATTAGAAATTAGAAAAAATGGCCAAATTAGTTTAGAAAACTTTAATAAGTGGTTAAATGCAGAAGATTTCTTCTTTGGTCGTGAAGATGCAAGTTACTATACTGATGAACATAAAAAAGAACTTGACGATGACCCTAATTTAAAAAATGCTCACACCGAACTTACAACATTTGGTTACGATTTTCTTAAATCAAGTAGCAATCCATATGGAAGCATTACAAATTCGCAATTCTACTATGGTGCTTTAGAAGCATTTAAAGGTTATGAACAATTTAAGAAAACTACTCAATCATATGGTAGAACATTCTTTTCAAAAAATGTTCCTGATTACAATATCCAAACATATCAATATGCTGAAAGAGAATATGAAGGAGTTGGAGCATATAGTTCTGCAGTACAAAAATTTATGTTTAACTGTGATCCATATTATAGTTTACCAAAATGGTCTGTAACATCATTTGCAAACCATGAAAGTATGATGGGACACCATAATCAACTTATGTATGCACAACACCATTTAGCACAAATTGATGGAAAAAGTTTAGGAGCTAGAACATTTAACTATACCTCATATATTGAAGGATGAGCTTTATTTATGGAATGATTTGGTATTGAAGCTGGATTCTATGGAACTCCTGATTATGCAAGCACAAATTACTATGCAATGCCAAAAGACTTTAGCTTTGCCAAGGGTATTACATCATTTGCAAATGCTGATAATGTTTCAAAGCCTGAAATTATTGATCAAATCAAAAAACTACATGGTGGAGTTTATTGAAATAAAGTTGCTCAAATCACTGACTATACAAATAAAGATGAACAACATGCTCGTGATGCTATTAAATTAGCTAACATGTTACAATACTTTGGTGCATTAAATGAAGCACAATTACGTAACATGCGTTTAGCAGTTGACACTGCATACCATGGCGTAAGTGTTCAAGGAAATTCAGAATTGGAAAGTGGAATTTCAATCAAACAAGCTAGAGAATATATGTCTAAAAACTCTGCTTTAGGTATTGGTGATATTACATCAGAATCTAAACGTTACTTCAATTATGTAGGTCAAGCTACTTCATATAACTCAGGTAAAGAAGTATTTTTAGACCTATACAAGAAAGTTCATGAAAAATTAGGATTAACAAGAGAACAATTTATTAATGCTAAAAATGAACTAGGTGAACATGGTGAGATTAAGAAATTCTTTGACTGATTATTAAGAAATAGTGCCTTGCCTATTGGAACTATTGAAGAAGTAATTTCAAGAGTTTATGGTCTAAAATAA
- a CDS encoding DUF885 family protein has translation MLKRNKILLSAAGVFASIAPIAIISSSCSEKRIKKYLNSVEIKDFEKQYHLVKPSDISNEDIIKNLPKLQDGYTAEVIKKEADDAKGTLTVTYKVIHAETKLESTKTKTFTGFKTNADATKDIEVAKQIIDLKNKFEQEFGANISSFPTKEENEKAITLIQKYIDEINKIDTSKLDTNVVAWASGLKYNWEIQQGNYKNGLRYLLASFYWGASSTYVANSFYGNIGLHDAKTAKKWYDALKDAIAEKIVPSKIFIKNNIQWIMRNIYASKLSAFLNGTDETKTVKEIIGFDRTKSEASYTKQDWIDRFYDLYVDEYYKASEYGEGENIPELKISKSKIAGLDEKEQIIEIENKKVYGLGLTDKDLNQKNAGLGYIPGKPGQLTGKEIYAQILKMNTTSDLTDDEVNKKGINTTKSAEDNMKTIANEVADLIAGKGKDWSATVDYDSDGLGPDPVKEVTFKIRENGQVNLTEFNKWLNAEDFFFGREKKEYYTQELKKSLEDDPNLKNARAELTKFGYDHLKGDNTAYNSITNDQFYYGALEAFKGYEQFKKTTQEYGRTFFPKEVPDYDIQTYNYSDRADEGVGAYSSNVMKFMFNADPYYSLPKWSVTSFANHESMMGHHNQIMYAQRHLAKIDGKNLGADTFDYTSYVEGWALFMEWFGIEAGFYGTPDYASKNYYGMPKDFSFAKGITSFANADNVSKPEIIDQIKKLHGGVYWSKVAQLNKYDGKDEQHARDAIKLANMLQYFGALNEAQLRNMRLAVDTAYHGAGVTKSGELDKGISMKEAREYMHKNSALGFGDITSESRRYFNYVGQATSYNSGKEVFLDLYKKVHEKLGLTREQFINAKNELGEHGEIKKFFDWLLKNSALPMGTIEEVISRVYGLK, from the coding sequence ATGTTAAAAAGGAATAAAATTCTTTTATCAGCAGCAGGTGTTTTTGCGTCAATTGCACCAATTGCAATTATTTCAAGTAGTTGTAGTGAAAAAAGAATTAAAAAATATCTTAATAGCGTTGAAATAAAAGATTTTGAAAAACAATATCACTTAGTAAAACCATCAGATATTAGCAATGAAGATATTATCAAAAATTTACCAAAATTGCAAGATGGTTACACTGCAGAAGTTATCAAAAAAGAAGCTGATGATGCTAAAGGAACATTAACTGTTACTTACAAAGTTATTCACGCAGAAACCAAATTAGAATCTACTAAAACTAAAACTTTTACTGGATTTAAAACAAATGCTGATGCTACAAAAGATATTGAAGTTGCAAAGCAAATTATTGATTTAAAAAATAAATTTGAACAAGAATTTGGCGCAAACATTTCTTCTTTCCCAACTAAAGAAGAAAATGAAAAAGCAATTACTTTAATTCAAAAATACATTGACGAAATTAATAAAATTGATACTTCAAAATTAGACACTAATGTTGTTGCATGAGCAAGTGGTTTGAAATACAACTGAGAAATTCAACAAGGTAATTATAAAAATGGCCTTAGATATTTACTTGCCTCATTTTATTGAGGTGCATCAAGTACATATGTTGCAAACTCATTCTATGGTAATATTGGTCTTCATGATGCGAAAACTGCTAAAAAATGATACGATGCATTAAAAGATGCTATTGCAGAAAAAATTGTTCCATCAAAAATTTTCATTAAAAACAATATTCAATGAATAATGAGAAATATTTATGCAAGCAAATTAAGCGCATTTCTAAATGGAACCGATGAAACTAAAACGGTTAAAGAAATAATTGGTTTTGATAGAACAAAATCTGAGGCCAGTTACACAAAACAAGATTGAATTGATAGATTTTATGACTTGTATGTTGATGAATATTACAAAGCAAGTGAATATGGTGAAGGTGAAAACATTCCTGAACTTAAAATTTCTAAGTCAAAAATTGCTGGGCTTGATGAAAAAGAACAAATTATTGAAATTGAAAACAAAAAAGTCTATGGACTTGGATTAACAGATAAAGATTTAAACCAAAAAAATGCTGGTTTAGGTTACATTCCTGGAAAACCTGGACAATTGACTGGTAAAGAAATTTATGCACAAATTTTAAAAATGAATACTACATCTGATTTAACTGATGATGAAGTTAATAAAAAAGGTATCAATACTACAAAATCTGCAGAAGACAATATGAAAACTATTGCTAATGAAGTTGCAGATTTAATTGCGGGCAAAGGCAAAGATTGATCTGCAACAGTTGATTATGATAGTGATGGTTTAGGCCCTGACCCTGTCAAAGAAGTAACATTTAAAATCAGAGAAAATGGTCAAGTTAACTTAACAGAATTTAATAAATGATTAAATGCAGAAGACTTCTTCTTTGGTAGAGAAAAGAAAGAATACTATACTCAAGAATTAAAGAAGAGTTTAGAAGATGACCCTAATTTAAAAAATGCTCGTGCTGAATTAACTAAATTTGGTTATGATCATTTAAAAGGTGACAACACTGCTTACAATAGCATTACAAATGATCAATTCTACTACGGTGCTTTAGAAGCATTTAAAGGCTATGAACAATTTAAGAAAACCACACAAGAATATGGTAGAACATTCTTCCCTAAAGAAGTTCCTGACTATGATATTCAAACCTACAATTATTCAGATAGAGCTGATGAAGGTGTTGGTGCATATAGCTCTAATGTAATGAAATTTATGTTTAATGCTGATCCATATTACAGCTTACCAAAATGATCTGTAACATCATTTGCAAACCATGAAAGTATGATGGGACACCACAACCAAATTATGTATGCTCAAAGACATTTAGCAAAAATTGATGGAAAAAATCTAGGTGCCGATACATTCGACTATACATCATATGTTGAAGGATGAGCATTATTTATGGAATGATTTGGTATTGAAGCTGGATTTTATGGAACTCCAGATTATGCAAGCAAAAATTATTATGGAATGCCTAAAGACTTTAGCTTTGCTAAAGGTATTACATCATTTGCAAATGCTGATAATGTTTCAAAACCTGAAATTATTGACCAAATTAAGAAATTACATGGTGGAGTTTACTGAAGCAAAGTTGCTCAACTTAACAAATACGATGGTAAAGATGAACAACATGCTAGAGATGCTATTAAATTAGCTAACATGTTGCAATACTTTGGTGCATTAAACGAAGCACAACTACGTAACATGCGTTTAGCAGTTGACACTGCATACCATGGTGCTGGTGTAACTAAGAGTGGAGAATTAGATAAAGGTATCTCAATGAAAGAAGCTAGAGAATATATGCATAAAAACTCAGCTTTAGGTTTTGGAGATATTACCTCTGAATCAAGACGTTACTTCAACTATGTTGGCCAAGCTACTTCATATAACTCAGGTAAAGAAGTATTCTTAGACTTATACAAGAAAGTTCATGAAAAATTAGGATTAACAAGAGAACAATTTATTAATGCTAAAAATGAACTAGGTGAACATGGTGAAATTAAGAAATTCTTTGACTGATTATTAAAGAACTCAGCATTACCTATGGGAACTATTGAAGAAGTAATTTCAAGAGTTTACGGCTTAAAATAA
- a CDS encoding DUF885 family protein yields the protein MLKRNKILLSAAGIFANLMPLAAISARCGRLTESEKQAQNVVTLKDKFNKEFKEKFPIPFPDAKENEEIIKFIQSYIDEINKINTTNLDNDVVAWINGLKYNWEVQQGNYKNGLRYLFSSFDAGPSDTYVANAFEENILLDNEEAKDKAETDAKKEIAKRWYDAAKEAVGKNLVPSKLFIKNNVTSFLSNLYAKKLEEFLNSSKTEITVKELIGFNSTKAEKDYTLQDYVDRFYDYYVSEYYKASTFGKGQDLAELKLYKAKQSTIDEKENILEFKATDGTYKQVYGLGLTDKDLSQDKAGIGYIPGKAGGLTGKDIYKQILKMCTTSEYTDQQVYDKGVTSTKSAATNMETIANAIADLIKGKDEDWTTTIKYDEDGLGSANVADKTLNIRKDKKINLPDFYKWLNSEDFFFGREDSSYYSADYKKQLEQDPVLAKGRTFLTDLGYDHLKSSTKQYGSITEQQFYYGALEAFKGYEQFKKTTMDYGRSFFGNKVPDYDIQTYEYAKRSIVGVGAEDPENKRFSFNCDPYYSLPKWSVTSFANHESIMGHHNQFMYADNFLAKVGGVNLGPRTFNYTSYIEGWALFMEWFGIEAGYYGTPDYTSDDYYAMPKDFSFAKGITSFATADNVSKPEVIEQIKNLHGGVYWNKVAETNKYTDKDEDHAKAAIKLANMLQYIGALNEAQLRNMRLAVDTAYHGGTVAGNSDLPAGASIKQARDYMTKNSALGIGDITSESKRYFNLAGQATSYNSGKEVFMDLYKKIHNKIGLTREQFINQVTPEFKEHGQIKKFFDLILRNSALPMGAIEEIMKRVYGI from the coding sequence ATGTTAAAAAGAAACAAAATTCTTTTATCAGCTGCTGGTATTTTTGCTAACTTAATGCCATTAGCTGCAATTTCAGCAAGGTGTGGTAGACTTACTGAAAGTGAAAAACAAGCGCAAAATGTTGTTACATTAAAGGACAAATTTAACAAGGAATTTAAAGAAAAATTCCCAATTCCATTTCCTGATGCCAAAGAAAATGAAGAAATTATTAAATTTATTCAAAGTTACATTGATGAAATTAACAAAATTAATACAACTAATTTAGATAATGACGTTGTTGCATGAATTAATGGGCTTAAATATAACTGAGAAGTACAACAAGGCAATTATAAAAACGGTCTTAGATATTTATTTAGTTCATTTGATGCAGGACCTTCTGATACTTATGTTGCAAATGCATTTGAAGAAAATATTTTGCTTGATAATGAAGAAGCAAAAGACAAAGCTGAAACTGATGCTAAAAAAGAAATTGCTAAAAGATGATATGATGCTGCTAAAGAAGCAGTTGGCAAAAATCTTGTTCCTTCGAAATTGTTTATTAAAAACAATGTAACTTCATTTTTAAGCAACTTATATGCTAAAAAACTTGAAGAATTTTTAAATAGTTCTAAAACAGAAATTACTGTTAAAGAATTAATTGGTTTTAATTCAACAAAAGCTGAAAAAGATTATACCTTACAAGATTATGTAGATAGATTCTATGACTATTATGTTTCAGAATACTATAAAGCAAGCACTTTTGGTAAAGGTCAAGATCTTGCTGAACTAAAATTGTATAAAGCCAAACAATCTACGATCGATGAAAAAGAAAATATTTTAGAATTTAAAGCAACTGATGGAACTTATAAACAAGTTTATGGTTTGGGTTTAACTGATAAAGATTTAAGTCAAGATAAAGCCGGAATTGGATATATTCCTGGAAAAGCTGGTGGACTTACTGGTAAAGACATTTACAAGCAAATTCTAAAAATGTGTACAACTTCAGAATATACAGACCAACAAGTATATGACAAGGGCGTTACTTCAACAAAATCTGCTGCTACGAATATGGAAACAATTGCAAATGCAATTGCTGATTTAATTAAAGGCAAAGATGAAGATTGAACTACTACCATTAAATATGACGAAGATGGTCTAGGTTCAGCAAATGTTGCTGATAAAACTTTAAACATTAGAAAAGATAAAAAAATTAATCTTCCTGATTTTTACAAATGATTAAACTCAGAAGATTTCTTCTTTGGAAGAGAAGATAGTTCATATTATTCAGCAGATTACAAAAAACAATTAGAACAAGATCCTGTTTTGGCTAAAGGACGTACATTCTTAACTGATTTAGGCTATGATCATCTTAAATCAAGTACAAAACAATATGGTTCAATTACTGAACAACAATTCTACTATGGTGCTTTAGAAGCATTTAAAGGTTATGAACAATTTAAGAAAACCACAATGGATTATGGACGTTCATTTTTTGGTAACAAAGTTCCTGACTATGATATTCAAACATATGAATATGCAAAAAGATCTATTGTTGGAGTTGGTGCTGAAGATCCAGAAAACAAGAGATTTTCATTTAACTGTGACCCATATTATAGCTTACCAAAATGATCTGTAACATCATTTGCTAACCATGAAAGCATTATGGGACACCACAACCAATTTATGTATGCTGATAATTTCTTAGCTAAAGTTGGTGGAGTTAACTTAGGACCTAGAACATTCAACTATACTTCATATATAGAAGGTTGAGCATTGTTTATGGAATGATTTGGTATTGAAGCTGGATATTATGGAACTCCAGACTATACAAGTGATGATTATTATGCAATGCCTAAAGACTTTAGCTTTGCTAAAGGCATTACTTCTTTCGCAACTGCTGATAATGTATCAAAACCTGAAGTTATTGAACAAATCAAAAACTTACACGGTGGAGTTTATTGAAATAAAGTTGCAGAAACTAATAAATATACAGATAAAGATGAAGACCATGCAAAAGCAGCAATTAAATTAGCTAATATGTTGCAATATATTGGTGCTTTAAATGAAGCACAACTACGTAACATGCGTTTAGCAGTAGATACTGCATACCATGGAGGTACTGTTGCAGGAAATAGCGATTTACCAGCAGGTGCATCAATTAAGCAAGCAAGAGATTATATGACCAAAAACTCAGCTTTAGGTATTGGTGATATTACATCAGAATCTAAACGTTACTTCAACCTTGCAGGTCAAGCTACCTCATATAATTCAGGTAAAGAAGTGTTTATGGATCTATATAAGAAAATTCATAACAAAATTGGATTAACAAGAGAACAATTCATAAATCAAGTTACTCCTGAATTCAAAGAACATGGACAAATTAAGAAATTCTTTGACTTAATTTTAAGAAATAGTGCATTACCAATGGGTGCTATTGAAGAAATTATGAAAAGAGTTTACGGAATATAA
- a CDS encoding site-specific DNA-methyltransferase has translation MIKYVKWTFKIGKTTLKDDGVIFVSLDDNEQAYLKILMDEIFGEENFVSNIVWVKKWGPGGNTSFDYSIVKNTEYILCYARNINNRNFGYLIHNEEKLKKLGYTNKDKYFDERGYYKLTFLFRPSSTGSFQYIKSLDYPILAPDGTEFNLHVNKHKPESGCYTWGYDAYKIGNKLGFIEVKKNDKDEWVAFRKQYQFVKFDPKSKQIRRVMAGQEFENIIDNIFSQEGGADIVKIFSDKNKFDFPKPTNLIKYILKMSSTKKNIKILDFYAGSGTTGHAVMELNKEDGGNRTYTLVTNNENNIGYDVCYERIYRINNGIGTKGESFEWTNKNKPYKQNLNVFSIEYYDTSILKKNDNDSIAKIKKTLAKEIEEFGITPSTNFNVDIYYDLLSLKPILKEDR, from the coding sequence TTGATTAAATATGTTAAATGAACGTTTAAGATTGGCAAAACAACTCTAAAAGATGATGGAGTAATTTTTGTATCACTTGATGATAACGAACAAGCTTATCTAAAAATATTAATGGACGAAATATTTGGAGAAGAAAATTTTGTTTCGAATATTGTTTGAGTAAAAAAATGAGGTCCCGGCGGAAATACATCATTTGATTATTCTATTGTTAAAAACACAGAATATATTTTGTGTTATGCTAGAAACATTAATAATAGAAATTTTGGTTATTTAATACATAATGAAGAAAAATTAAAAAAATTAGGATATACAAACAAAGATAAATATTTCGATGAAAGAGGTTATTACAAACTCACTTTTCTCTTCCGTCCCTCATCAACAGGGAGTTTTCAATATATCAAATCATTGGATTATCCAATTTTGGCTCCAGACGGAACTGAGTTTAATTTGCATGTTAATAAACACAAGCCAGAAAGTGGGTGTTATACATGGGGTTATGACGCTTATAAGATAGGAAATAAATTAGGATTTATAGAAGTCAAAAAGAATGATAAGGACGAGTGAGTCGCCTTTAGAAAACAATATCAATTTGTAAAATTTGATCCTAAAAGCAAACAAATTAGAAGAGTTATGGCAGGACAGGAATTTGAAAACATTATTGATAATATATTTTCGCAAGAAGGAGGCGCTGATATTGTTAAAATTTTTTCGGATAAAAATAAATTTGATTTCCCTAAACCAACTAATTTAATAAAATACATTTTAAAAATGTCATCAACTAAAAAAAATATAAAAATACTTGACTTCTATGCTGGTTCAGGAACAACAGGCCATGCCGTTATGGAATTAAACAAGGAAGATGGAGGAAATAGAACATATACATTAGTTACTAATAATGAAAATAATATTGGATACGATGTTTGCTATGAAAGAATATATAGAATTAATAATGGCATAGGAACAAAAGGCGAATCTTTTGAATGAACTAATAAGAATAAACCATATAAGCAAAATTTAAATGTCTTCAGTATTGAATATTACGATACTTCAATATTAAAAAAGAACGATAATGATTCAATTGCAAAGATTAAAAAAACTTTGGCTAAGGAAATTGAAGAATTTGGAATAACTCCTTCAACAAACTTTAATGTTGATATTTACTACGATTTATTATCGCTTAAACCTATTTTAAAGGAAGACAGATAG
- a CDS encoding ATP-dependent nuclease: MPGKLTIYIGPNGYGKTTKLETEKARIEKTELNNTIFLPSEILLEDELKDLENSKSMECFLEEIFLTPENINALKTQIQREVNTNILNIKNEINRIIDNVLILNDSTREENKDFISPSTKGIEYKKVLSIDKTIFKQMGSGQKMLLLLEFILRSNKNYIFLDEPEKYMQPSLIKILGEKIRNLITQNKNVYISTHSPKLLSFLEFNLDSINLLNEKNGNCKKIDLNKILNTINEKINIRQNVPEKFKKYFEFENLQKSILQMHRYNFFDTLFSKKVILCEGINDKFFIEKLLRDNNKQFEDYVIFPTFGKPNIPIFLEIFNSLHINTQFYFDMDPNLKDAQKNEWNMKINNYFHEKYFNKYYGFTPNIEEELNFPIKRKSNTLEFINHLEKISFRKSKYLIPDSEKTISNKDNNETN; encoded by the coding sequence ATGCCTGGAAAATTAACAATTTATATTGGCCCAAATGGGTACGGGAAAACTACAAAACTAGAAACTGAGAAAGCAAGAATCGAAAAAACCGAATTAAATAATACGATATTTTTGCCTTCTGAGATACTATTGGAAGATGAATTAAAAGATCTGGAAAATAGCAAATCCATGGAATGTTTCTTAGAAGAAATATTTTTAACTCCGGAAAATATTAACGCCTTAAAAACACAAATTCAGCGAGAAGTAAATACTAATATATTAAACATAAAAAATGAAATAAATAGAATCATTGACAACGTATTAATATTAAATGATAGTACGAGAGAAGAGAATAAAGACTTTATATCACCGTCAACCAAAGGCATAGAATATAAAAAAGTTTTATCGATTGACAAAACTATATTTAAGCAAATGGGCAGTGGACAAAAAATGTTATTACTATTAGAATTTATTCTTCGCTCTAACAAAAACTATATTTTCTTGGATGAACCCGAAAAATATATGCAGCCCAGTTTAATAAAAATATTAGGAGAAAAAATTAGAAACTTGATCACACAAAACAAAAATGTTTATATTTCGACACATTCTCCGAAATTATTGAGTTTTTTAGAATTTAATTTAGATTCAATAAATTTACTAAACGAAAAAAATGGTAATTGTAAAAAAATAGACTTAAATAAAATTCTAAATACTATAAATGAAAAAATAAACATACGGCAAAATGTACCAGAAAAGTTTAAAAAATATTTTGAGTTTGAAAACTTGCAAAAATCAATTTTACAAATGCATAGATATAACTTTTTTGATACTCTCTTTTCTAAGAAAGTAATACTTTGTGAAGGAATAAATGATAAGTTTTTTATTGAAAAACTTTTACGTGATAATAATAAACAATTTGAGGATTATGTTATTTTTCCCACTTTCGGAAAACCAAATATACCAATATTTCTTGAGATATTTAATAGTTTACATATTAATACGCAATTTTATTTTGATATGGATCCAAATTTAAAAGATGCACAAAAAAATGAATGAAATATGAAAATTAATAATTATTTTCATGAAAAATACTTTAATAAATATTATGGGTTTACTCCAAATATTGAAGAAGAACTTAATTTCCCAATAAAAAGGAAATCAAATACATTGGAATTTATTAATCATTTAGAAAAAATTTCATTTAGAAAATCAAAATATTTAATTCCCGATAGTGAAAAAACAATATCAAATAAGGATAACAATGAAACTAACTAG